A window from Ictalurus furcatus strain D&B chromosome 16, Billie_1.0, whole genome shotgun sequence encodes these proteins:
- the pom121 gene encoding nuclear envelope pore membrane protein POM 121: protein MSPADKRRLAFISLLVIALFFLLLICIPTYLYILFFFVVTGAVCYYKAEEFQLFERLGLNPRRGLTVPTALWRWLPGRTLTGVPAGGRNKTLTNKNDVRNSLVSPSDRSCVGSVYKRNATFSDSVFSPRNILMGSYLAKAESPSGTWRPAGSSGSGGNPREQLRERLVRPNHGVPPPNRRLSFGNSDPVGSAGKFTITPQRHYPLQQVGTSPVGLFPPAQWDNFHKKNVLTQRNTPIHSPVTVKIARPENTTRLAFFDQLNSTGAVASPEFEARADPCSRETVLSVLRASRKRDVDNDDDDDDERAHEAGQKSKRRRNDSSGSSQSVFEPLLANGAPSQLVPKPGSLKRGLNVSVLEESMVKRSRTSSISSVSGCPVSFGVPGSARNPIRSSYSSSQGYPQRRLASNLSSSPLVSPGSSQSQTPERVAKKPRAEDATSPHSDSAINSDKTATETAPGSGKYAPMPDPPVTSRSDSGGSGGKRKRKIQLVSMCRGEQISLPPPPELGYTITVKDLDMEKKATLNQIQKVLEEPEPEKPSCAPCSSAPAAPSVGMFSQIVSFSSASAAPVGSATSLASLSTPAAGVPPASTAISTPASAPAIDLTVTPSSTVSATPIQTVVLPTLATSTTLAAPVANSLLESLKSMKSSSLLSVPSPIAATSAAPATSVAAQAPSSITSTSLTFGAVKSEPSFATPQPTVSTPPSSVTSAFAQILAQPLPSSSTTLTLGGGSLFGFTSSVPTSCAPTAPTVSAQPASSTANPNPSGFKPIFGPAVTTTASTAEVKPTQTTFKPVFGGAFNQPASSTSSVPATQSSTFLFGVVTKTQPVSSSVPSSVPNTQNPSQSLFGDQTNSHSVAASVSTSSTQNLTPALFGGLTNSQTMAASVSSSSNIQNSTPSLFGGLPNSQPMTASVLSSSSNTQNPVPSLFGGLASSQPMAVSISSSSSSTQNSIPSLFGSFAAPKSTFQFGGSSSTATTSGISTSTTTTNSNNTALQFGALKPAPTAPPAAPQNTFTFGQSPATTSFTGFGTANNTTPMTTNTPATQATFGSPVFSTSTCFANPQAPTPVKPFTFGASVGGGTAVTPLAFGTPASTAAPTFGNSTQSAFTGASTGFPFGNTSALPVSAASMPSATFTFGAAPATPQNSATSGGFNFAAALSGAQFATPTQAGQNQGFSFGAGNTDNKPTFGTSTPAFGTASGPLPFGSPGTPAGGFSASPFGPPSATFSIGAGSKPSGSRQRLQARRQHARKK from the exons ATGTCTCCTGCAGATAAACGGCGACTAGCTTTTATCTCTCTACTCGTTATTGCcctgtttttccttttgttgATTTGTATACCGACATATCTGtatatacttttcttttttgtcgTAACTGGTGCCGTTTGTTATTATAAAGCAGAGGAGTTTCAGCTTTTCGAGAGGTTGGGCCTGAATCCCCGCCGTGGGCTGACAGTTCCTACCGCGCTGTGGCGCTGGTTGCCGGGCAGGACTTTGACTGGCGTCCCGGCAGGCGGGCGGAACAAGACTCTAACTAATAAAAACGATGTTAGAAATTCTTTAGTGTCTCCCAGCGATAGGAGTTGTGTCGGTTCTGTTTATAAGCGAAACGCAACGTTCAGCGACTCAGTATTCAGTCCTCGGAACATCCTGATGGGGAGTTACCTCGCTAAGGCAGAAAGTCCCTCCGGCACATGGCGGCCCGCTGGAAGCTCAGGCTCTGGCGGCAACCCCAGAGAACAACTCCGGGAGAGACTTGTCCGACCTAATCATGGAGTCCCGCCGCCAAACAGAAGATTGTCTTTTGG CAACAGTGATCCGGTGGGTTCTGCAGGGAAGTTCACCATCACCCCTCAGAGACATTACCCACTGCAGCAGGTAGGAACCTCTCCGGTGGGCTTATTTCCCCCAGCTCAGTGGGACAACTTCCACAAGAAGAACGTTCTCACGCAGCgcaacacacccatacacagtCCTGTTACAGTGAAGATCGCAAGACCGGAAAACACAACACGCTTAGCATT TTTTGATCAGTTGAACTCCACTGGAGCAGTCGCATCCCCGGAGTTTGAAGCCCGAGCTGACCCGTGTTCTAGGGAGACTGTACTGAGCGTGCTCAGAGCAAGCCGTAAACGTGACGTTGAtaacgacgatgatgatgacgacgagaGAGCCCATGAAGCTGGGCAAAAGAGCAAAAGGAG GCGGAATGACAGCAGTGGAAGTTCCCAGTCAGTTTTCGAGCCACTGCTAGCTAATGGTGCTCCATCCCAGCTTGTACCAAA ACCTGGAAGTTTGAAGAGAGGCTTGAACGTCTCCGTGTTGGAGGAGTCCATGGTAAAGAGATCTCGGACCTCTTCGATTAGCTCAGTTAGTGGATGTCCTGTTTCCTTTGGCGTGCCCGGATCAGCCCGCAACCCTATTCGTAGCTCTTACAGTTCCTCACAGGGTTACCCTCAG AGGAGATTAGCATCTAATCTGAGTTCATCTCCTCTTGTGAGCCCTGGATCATCACAGTCTCAGACTCCTGAGAGGGTGGCCAAAAAGCCGAG GGCAGAAGATGCCACTTCACCACATTCTGATTCAGCTATTAACTCCGATAAGACAGCCACTGAAACTGCCCCTGGTTCTG GTAAATATGCCCCTATGCCTGATCCCCCTGTTACATCACGGTCAGACTCTGGAGGAAGCGGTGGCAAACGTAAACGTAAAATCCAACTGGTGTCCATGTGCAGAGGCGAGCAGATATCTTTG CCCCCACCCCCTGAACTGGGCTATACAATCACTGTGAAGGACCTGGATATGGAGAAAAAAGCTACTCTTAACCAAATCCAGAAAGTCCTTGAGGAGCCTG AGCCAGAGAAGCCAAGCTGTGCCCCTTGTTCATCTGCTCCTGCTGCTCCCTCCGTTGGCATGTTTTCCCAGATAGTTTCATTTTCCTCAGCTTCAGCTGCCCCTGTAGGGAGTGCTACTTCACTGGCCTCCCTGTCTACCCCAGCTGCTGGTGTTCCACCTGCCTCCACTGCAATTTCTACCCCAGCTTCAGCACCAGCTATTGACCTCACAGTTACTCCATCCAGCACAGTCAGTGCTACACCAATCCAGACTGTGGTGCTGCCTACACTTGCCACCAGCACCACTTTAGCAGCACCAGTGGCTAATTCACTATTGGAATCTCTTAAGAGCATGAAGAGCAGCTCTCTACTCAGTGTTCCCTCTCCTATAGCTGCTACCTCTGCAG CTCCAGCAACGTCTGTGGCAGCCCAGGCTCCCTCTTCCATTACCTCCACTTCTTTAACTTTTGGGGCTGTAAAATCTGAGCCCTCCTTTGCCACTCCACAGCCCACAGTGTCAACTCCACCTTCATCAGTGACCTCTGCTTTTGCCCAGATTCTGGCTCAGCCTTTACCATCCTCATCCACCACACTCACCCTTGGAGGAGGCAGCCTCTTTGGCTTCACTTCTTCTGTGCCCACATCGTGTGCACCAACTGCTCCTACAGTCTCTGCACAGCCTGCTAGCAGTACAGCCAATCCAAACCCATCAGGGTTCAAGCCTATTTTTGGGCCAGCCGTGACGACGACAGCCTCCACCGCAGAGGTCAAACCTACTCAAACCACTTTCAAGCCTGTTTTTGGCGGTGCATTTAATCAGCCGGCTTCTTCAACTTCCTCTGTACCAGCAACTCAGAGTAGCACGTTTCTATTTGGTGTAGTCACTAAAACTCAGCCAGTGTCTTCCTCGGTCCCCTCATCAGTCCCCAATACACAGAATCCCAGTCAATCTCTGTTTGGTGATCAGACTAACAGCCATTCAGTGGCTGCTTCTGTCTCCACCTCTAGTACCCAGAATCTTACTCCAGCTCTGTTTGGTGGACTGACTAACAGCCAGACAATGGCTGCTTCCGTTTCATCCTCCTCAAATATCCAAAATTCTACTCCGTCTCTATTTGGTGGACTGCCTAACAGTCAGCCAATGACTGCTTCAGTTTTGTCATCCTCCTCCAATACCCAGAATCCTGTTCCATCTCTGTTTGGTGGACTGGCCAGCAGCCAACCTATGGCTGTTTCAATCTCGTCATCCTCCTCCAGTACCCAGAATTCTATTCCATCTCTGTTTGGTAGCTTTGCTGCTCCAAAGAGCACCTTTCAGTTTGGAGGTTCGTCATCTACAGCCACCACCTCTGGAATTAGCACTAGTACCACAACTACCAACAGCAACAATACAGCTTTACAGTTTGGTGCTTTAAAACCAGCACCAACTGCTCCTCCTGCTGCTCCTCAGAACACATTCACCTTTGGCCAAAGCCCAGCCACCACCTCCTTTACAGGGTTTGGTACGGCCAACAATACTACCCCCATGACAACAAACACCCCAGCGACCCAGGCCACGTTTGGTAGCCCAGTATTCAGCACCTCCACATGCTTTGCCAATCCTCAAGCTCCTACTCCAGTCAAGCCTTTTACTTTTGGTGCCAGTGTTGGAGGAGGTACTGCAGTCACACCACTCGCATTCGGCACACCCGCTAGCACAGCTGCACCAACATTTGGAAATTCTACACAGTCTGCATTTACTGGAGCCTCCACTGGTTTTCCCTTTGGTAACACAAGTGCTTTGCCAGTGAGTGCTGCCTCTATGCCATCTGCTACCTTCACATTTGGAGCAGCACCAGCCACACCGCAGAACTCTGCAACATCTGGAGGTTTTAATTTCGCAGCAGCACTTTCCGGAGCACAGTTTGCAACACCTACGCAAGCAGGGCAGAATCAGGGGTTCTCGTTTGGAGCAGGCAACACTGATAATAAGCCTACTTTTG GAACCTCCACCCCTGCATTTGGCACTGCAAGTGGGCCCCTTCCATTTGGCAGCCCTGGGACACCTGCAGGGGGATTCAGTGCTTCACCCTTTG